A section of the Humulus lupulus chromosome 2, drHumLupu1.1, whole genome shotgun sequence genome encodes:
- the LOC133818627 gene encoding glutathione S-transferase DHAR3, chloroplastic — protein sequence MSSARLQPTACAMLSSTIKHHCLRPVRNGVVFSTTNYHSRTNRPLSVSMSASAPPTPLEICVKASITVPNKLGDCPFCQRVLLTLEEKHLPYDLKLVDLANKPEWFLKINAGGKVPVIKLEEKWVADSDVISQSLEEKYPQPPLGTPPEKASVGSKIFSTFIGFLKSKDPNDGTEQALLDELSSFNDYLKENGPFINGKDVSAADLALSPKLYHLEIALGHYKNWSVPDSLPYVNSYMKNMFSKDSFTKTRALPEDVIAGWRPKVVG from the exons ATGTCAAGCGCAAGACTCCAACCAACAGCTTGTGCTATGCTCTCCTCCACAATCAAGCACCACTGCCTTCGACCTGTTCGAAACGGCGTCGTGTTCTCCACCACCAATTACCACAGTCGAACCAACAGGCCCCTTTCTGTCTCAATGTCCGCCTCTGCTCCTCCCACCCCTCTCGAAATTTGCGTCAAAGCTTCCATTACCGTCCCTAACAAGCTCGGCGACT GTCCCTTTTGCCAAAGGGTGTTGCTAACATTGGAGGAAAAACATCTTCCTTATGATTTAAAGTTGGTAGACTTGGCCAACAAGCCAGAATG GTTTTTAAAGATAAACGCAGGTGGTAAAGTTCCTGTAATTAAGCTTGAGGAGAAGTGGGTTGCAGATTCAGATGTTATCTCACAATCATTGGAAGAAAAGTACCCTCAGCCACCTTTGGGAACCCCACCTGAGAAAGCTTCAGT ggGTTCAAAGATCTTCTCTACATTTATTGGCTTTCTTAAAAGCAAAGACCCCAATGACGGAACTGAGCAGGCATTACTTGATGAACTAAGTTCTTTCAATGATTATCTCAAAGAAAAT GGTCCTTTTATCAATGGGAAAGATGTGTCTGCTGCTGACTTGGCCCTTTCACCCAAGCTGTATCATCTAGAAATTGCTCTGGGACATTATAAAAATTGGTCTGTTCCAGATTCCCTTCCATATGTGAATTCATACATGAAG AACATGTTCTCAAAGGATTCATTTACTAAGACACGTGCACTGCCGGAGGATGTTATAGCGGGTTGGCGTCCAAAGGTCGTGGGTTAA